In Stigmatopora nigra isolate UIUO_SnigA chromosome 5, RoL_Snig_1.1, whole genome shotgun sequence, the genomic window AGTAGCCTGAAAACGTCAGATGGACCCTCATTATTCCAGTTCATAGTAGGTATATCAATCAATCAGAATCCACACATTACACATGACAACTTAAAAACACTACTAACCTTTGTCACATCGCCAGATAAAAACTCCACCCTTGATTCCAGCTTTTTTATCTGACTTTCTTGAATCTCGGCCCTGTCCTTGTAGATTTCCTGAGAGGAAAAGTGAGTGTGATGAGCATAAGCAATAGCGGTCCCTTAATGCCGCAGGTGGAAGGAACCGCTAACCTTCTGCTGCTCGGTGGTCTTCTGGGCCTCCCTGGCTCGATTTCTTTGCTGCTCCATTTCGTGCAGAGCCGTGTTCAGAGAGTCATTCTTACACTTCAGCGATGTTTCCTCCCGCTTGCCACGTTGGCATTCCTGCACACAAACCAAAGTGGAACAGGACTGCTACCAATATTCctcaaattgtcattttaagttTACACAGTTATGTTGTACTGCTAAACATTGCATAAAATGATTGTGCAAAAGTGGCAAGGGAATCAAAATGATAATGAATAACCAGTTTTATGTCTCTCTATGTAATTTTCCTGCACATAAAGTGCAATAAATCAACAGTAGTGTATttacttaaataaatatttccatatttctcCCACGGCACctgaatataagtcgcaccagccaaagaaaacacaccaaagacaaaataaaaatgtataagtcGCAATGGTGTATTAAGTTGCTATTTTGGGAGGGcaacatattttatttgattagaaaccaagaaataactaaataataGGATAATTAGGCATCTGTCAACTTAACAGTTTATCAGATAACCAGTAtatagcctgaaaaaaaaaaaagtttttggtggtcagagaaaaaaacataagtcgcacttgagtattagccTGGAAGATACGGTAATGTTTAATAAATGAACATTGTTAAGGTTATTTTTGCGCTAATAAATTATTATCTAATTTGCCACATAGATAAAACAAGGGCATTCTCGTATATAAAAAGTACAGTGGTAGGTTGCACTggttatgaaattaattggatcTTGAAGTGGATTGTAATTGTAATGCTCGACGACATACCTCCTCCGTGTCCGCCAGTTTGGATTTTAAGTGAATGATGGTCGCCTCGTCTTTGTTCCTTTCGTTAGTCAGATAACTGCATTTTGTCTCAAGGAATTCCAGGCGTTCCTTCATCTGGCTTTCACGCTGGTTTGCGGTCTCCTGTTCCTGCTGCTTCTGCTGTATTTGCAGCTGCAAGCGACTCTGCACCTATGACGTGGTCCCAAACAGATGCTTTGTTGTCACCAATCCCCATGATGGCATGGAACAGGGCCTTACCTCAGCCAAGCGCTCCCGCTCAGTCCGCAGCTCGTCGGAATGACGGCTCGTTAGCAAAGTGCTTTGACTTATCCATTCCGAGCGCAGACGCTCCATCTCTTTGCTCTTCTCAAAAAGCATCTAATGGCACATAAGGACATGGACTAGAAACATCATCTCATCATCCCTGGGCAATGTTAAAGGTTAATTGCAATTTGGTATCTTGACAGTGGACATAAAAAGCTACCTGCTGGGTGTTATTGAGCCGCCGATTAAAATCCTCTTCTGTCTTCTCCAATTTAACCTCCAGGCTTTCTTTTTCTGCCTGTGACATAAAGACAACATCCTACATGTCAATTTATACATTATACCAGTGTTTGATacgtttttaatcatttcaaatggtgtacgccgtataacactttttgtgttatgtttttatgttatgtgTTTATGTTTTACGTTCTGGTCTTCCCCATTTTGGCTCTGATACGGAtagtctcggtcactggtaacCGACAAAAACATTATCGTTGATTGCGaatgttgtcatgctttgaGCATTATATGTGTCAGTCACTACtgcccttttcactatataaatattgaGTATCAGTATGCAATGTACATAGACAGTCAAGGTGAATAATATggatttaattgtgtttttgtgtgtgtctctgtctgttgTGGTGTGGCTCATTGACTCTCACGGTTGAACATTTTTGCTCTGTGTCTAACTACAGCCACcccttattttgaaaatgtgctgCAGTTTCACTCCAAGCCAGGGGTGTCCCTAGTAATGTGTTAAACATGTGATACAATGCAGGTGCTGTTGCCCACATGAGCAAAAAGAGGCCATTAGTCTTTACATGATACAGTTTGTCACACATTACCTTGAGCAAAGTCAGAGAGTTTGCCACATATTCCTTGACATATTTGTCCGAGGCTGGTGTAAACCTCAAACAAACAGGAGTGTATTTAATGAAGGAGTTGGTCTCAACTACGGTCAATTCGGCTGGGCCGTCCAGTGAGGGGGAGTTGCATGAGAGCAGCAAATCATACCTgtggaacaaaacaaaatagaaaataagttctTAGGGTGCACATTCCTTAGGAGATTAAACAAAAGGAGGAGAACTTATGGTACCTGGACTCGCTGGAACTCTGCTCGGTTCGACATTTCTCAACATACTCAATCAACCTTTCTGGAAATGACCTGAATTCAATAACCATGCCCCGTTCCTCTTTCAAActgcacacaaaaataaaataatagagtTTTAAAATGACACACTGAATGGAATGCTATGCTGGTCAATTCTTCCCAAGCAGACCTTCGGAAGTCCTCTTCGGAAAGTACGAGCAAAAAGAGGAAATAAGGATCCGTGTCATCGGTTAATCTCACAAGAAGATCCTTAAACCAAAAAGAAAAGGTAAATAGATACATTGCTTACAACTTCCATAAAGCCAACACatattttatgttcaaaaagaaatatatttttatttgcaaaatgtttgagtaatgattaaaaagaaataataatgatacaGTACATGGTATTTACGTAACAGAAATTTGGCAACAAGACATCAATGGTTCAAATTGAGGTTGCAATGTTACTCATTCTCAACAATGAAGACTTTTCTCATGACACTTATTTAACATGAAGACAATAAAGCACAggagtttttatatatttaaaaaaatgatgtactcACGTGTTTTTGAAGAGTACTTTTGCTGGACTGAAGTGCAATGGTGATGCGAATGTGTGTTTTTCTGTAAGTATAAAACACTGTTTTCAGGGTGGATACAGGAATAATTTCTCTCTACAATGTAAATAAAACGTTggcttttaaaattaaatagtgCTCTGCGATATAGAAAATAATGTATTACGAAATTATTAATATTGTACATTCTATCAAGATGTCATATAGTGtagttttgtattcatttttaaattggagTCGAATTGACCAGCCACAAATGTTAAATGTGTCAGTATCTTGTCATCTAGTAATACCTTTGACTAGTGGTTTTGAATTTTAATACATAActtgaggataagcagtgctgaaaatgaatggaacatGGAAAGTGAATGGAAAACATGTCTGCGTTTAACTTTGTTGTGTGAAATGTTTTGATGTTTGGCCTTTTTAAAACTGTAATCACTCTTCCTCAACATTGGATAAAAGGCCATCGAAATGACTAACAATCCAAAATTTAAAAGAGATGGATATTAatcactttttaatttatttttttttgtttacgtgAGTGATGACAGGGTTTGTCAAACGACTGACTGTCCTAATTTGACAGGTCAAAACTTGACTATCTTTCCTAAACAACAACAAGGACCTCAACAAGTAGGCTTTTCCCGATTACCTTTCGATGCAGTCTCGACACCTGACGATGACTTCAAGAACTTTACTAAAAAGATGCTCATCGGATAAGACAGTCTGCTGCCTAGAAGACATAGTGGGAGCAACTAGTGCAAGTTTTCGGTCGTATCTGCTCGGCGCCAGGTTTCGCGGTTGATATTCGCACACTTCCGCTTCCTCATCTTCTTCGtgtatttttattcttcttcctgtttttcttcttcttcgtctccTAGCGGTTTGGTGTCAGGTTGCAAACAACTTCCCAATATCACCACGACTAACCAGGGTGGATGATAGATCTTGCAATTGAgtcaaataaaaatttaaaagtaatacatactactttacatttgtaccattaaaaagacaacaattgAGAAAAGCCTTGATAATAATcagattttattgttattacaaCAGTAATAACAATCACAATTATAACAAAGACAAGGCACGACTAAAACACTCATGATAACGCTAAACCTGAAGAAAGTTTATTCAAGAAGTACTTATTGatgattaattattattattttatataatttattggccttttattcatttgttgttgttttgtgcaCTTCATACTTGTATCATGACACTAAAAGCGGTCAATTCAATTgaaaggaaaaacatgtttcagAGCCTGCCATTAGTggcaatatatattaataatattacttCTGCTAACGTAGGCAggtttcctcctttttttgccaTGAAAAACTTCCATAGCACGCTGTTATTGTTCTTGACATGCTACGTTTCAGCTGCCGTAGCCGTGGTTACGTCTTCGGTGACGCCATTACGCTTCTTTCGAGCGGCCGACCTCTTGTTGTTGCCACTTGGGCtgcagagaaagagaaagagagccgGGGGTGAACGGAGGACACTTTACGGTCTTACGAGACAACACACACCGACTACTGGAACGCCGAAACGCCGAACGAAATGGACAACAGTAAACGGACTGTGGTCGTCACGGGTGGGTTCTTATGGCTCTTTTGTGGTtcgtgttgttgttattgttgttgctcACAGCTAGTTCGAGTATGGAACTCGTGGAAAAgttggtttgtttgttgatGACAGCTGCATCGAACGCTATTGGCGTTGGCCTGTTTCTGCTTCACTTCTGCCGATGTAGACGTTcgaaattatgtttttaacaCGTCACATGTCCTTATGAATTTACTTGAATGGCGTCTGCTTTCTCGTACGTCGCGTTACAATGTCAAGAAACAAAAGCGagagatggaaattagccttggGCTATAATCTTATATATTTAAAACGAATATGTATATGTTctttaatatgtactgtccctttattaaataaatccaactcAAATGAGTTGAACGGTTGTGATTGTGAATATGCAACGAGGGTGTACTAGTAGTTGTAATTACGCAACTTTTTGCAATGTATGCAGGGATTAtgttggtaaaaatgtttttatttttaaaacgttACCATCACAATTTAACTTGATGAAAAGCacgcaaataaataaacactgcTGTATTAAAATGCGATgattaacttattggctgccaatgacggcgatgggcgtccaatccattttgaccgagAGAGCTCACAGCTATCATTTTCATATTCTCATCTCATAtgctgaactgctttatcctcattagggtcacagggggtgctggagcctatcccagctgacttcgggcctgAGGCAGGAGACGCCCTGAAAGGGcgggcagccaatcgcacggcacaaggagacaaacaaccatttacgctcacactcgtacctcggggcaatttacagtgtccgatcagcctaccatgcatgtcttttgaatgtgggaggtaactgaagtacctggagaaaacccacgcaggccaggggagaaGATGCTGCCAAAAATTTTGACACTGTGCCAATGCTTCTGTTGTTACTTAGCTGTTGATGTCTTGGAGATGGTCTTCATGGCTAGGTTGATTTAGCATTAGCCCCCCAGGATGAGATTGCTTgggttactgttttttttttaatgtaaacatCAAAATGCCACCTACTTCTATTTTGACGCTTAAGTCTTTTGAGGTTTAAACATTCTTTTCCCTTCTTGTTAATATAATATCTTCTTTTGAGATAGTGATTCCTTCGTGAGCTCAAAATTGAACCATCTTTAAAACTGCATTGTAAAAGTGAAGTTTTTagtagaataataataataataataaagaaaacattcattgcaaaatcaattcaaaagaaaatacatttattcttTAGCGATTGAGCATCCAGCATAATGTTAAATGTAAAGAGAAGTAGCATGTGCAGTGAGTTGATTCTGTTTCCAGACACAAAGGCGTCTTAGCCGATGCTAGATGTGTAAAACGCCTGGGAATGGCCTTCTCACAATAGCTTGCCGGCTGGCAACTAGCGACGCCTCACTCTGCTTCTATTCAGCAGCATGTCAGACAGACGGATCCTCCCTCCACCCAACCCCCAGGGACCCGCTGACCCTTAGAGCGATGGTGGAGGGGGGCCTCTCGCCTGTCGCTACTAGTTTTGCAGGTCAAAGAAAGATGAAAGGTAGATATTTTTCATCCTCTTAAGAATATTAATATGGCTCAGAACAGCGCTCATTTGTTGGTCTAACCCTAAACCCATTATTTTCGAGCTACGTAATAGTGAATGTCTCCAATGCGTGGTGCACATAGTTatctgggatatgctccagcaccccccgcgacccttgtgaggataagcggtacagaaaatgattgaataattCATGCTTTGTAATCTTACAAGATTTCTTAATAATGAATTGGtttggaaaaacttttttaGCCCAAGTGTGACTACCTTATGTCCATTTGaaacattgaaaatgtatgtaaagccgaacaatatttttttgtattcaccaTCCGAACCGCGTAGCCTTGCAAGGATTGCGGggcttgctggagcctatcccagctgacttcgggtgaaGGGCGGACtacaccccagactggtcgccagtcagccgtatgtcacacagagagacacacacaattATACCTGCATAGAAGTCAGGCTGACGAACCACATTCCCATCAATTGGCCTTTTGATAAAAATTGCATGACTAAATATATCTCCACACTGTTGAAATAACAATCAACATTTTGCAGGTTTTGGGCCATTCGGGGAGCACACAGTCAATGCCAGCTGGGTTGCAGTACAGGTGAGTGATTGAGGTAACATTCTTTGTTGGGGTTAACATTTTTAAGCTATTTTAATTTCAACCAGCCTTCATGTGACATGTAAGACTTCTTTAAGGCATGCGTACGCCAATTTAATAAAGCTTTTGTCACACAGTAAAAGCTTTGCAGGTGTCTTGAGGTACTGCTGGTGTGTTTGtatgttggggggggggggcgtctaGTTGGGTGGATGTTAGTTGTCAGGGTGTCTAGACGAACTTGATAAAGATTTAAAAGGCATACAGAAGGCAGCTTTGTGGTGGGGTCATAGACGTGGTCAAACGAGCAATGGGCAGTGGGGGTCAGTTTCCAGGGCCATTTGTCTTGAAAGTCGATGGGGGAGGAATTGGTGCTTTGTCTGTCATCTGACACACAGTTGTCTTGTTTGTGCCTCattgctttttaaatgacagCAAGTACACCTCTTTGATTCATATATGACCTGGCATGACAAAATGAGTTTCAAATTGGACATTGCATAATTACTAAGTGTTTCATTTACAACTCTTTTCATCAATTTAATGTTACAATATCTGGAAATAGACAAATGTGCTAAAATAAATTGcgctttctaaaaaaaaagacattagaaATTAGAAATTATCGAAAATATAATAGTTGCTCATTTCCTAATCATCATTATAGTAATTTGAAGGAGTGAATATAAAGATTGCGATTTTATTTTGgctcatttaaatatatttgtataattcCATGTTGTTATCTTGATAAAATCCACAATAGAAATCTGTCTTGGGTCCAAGTATGCGAAACTAAATGCTTGTGTGCGTATGTATGTCCGGTCAGGAGTTGAAGAAGCTTGGACTCGGCACGGAAGTGGACTTGCAGGTGTATGAGGTTCCTGTAGAGTACCAGACTGTACAGAGTTTAGTACCGTCGCTATGGAAGAAGTATCATCCAATGGTAAGTGAGAAACAGTTTGCAAAATTTAAATACATTGCTGCTGACAGTGATGATACTTAATACTTCAAATTGTCGATTAATTTTTTGTCCCCTTTTCTCATTTTACAGCTGGTTGTTCATGTCGGAGTGTCGGGGATGGCCACCACTGTCACATTAGAGAAGTGTGGCAGAAATCATGGCTATAAAGGCCTGGATAACAGCAGCTTCTGCCCTGATTCACAGTGTTGCGTTGTGGGGGGGCCAGACTGTATTGACTCCGTTATTGACATGGAATCAGTCTGTAAGAGGGTAACTGCCTCTGGACTGGGAGTCGCTGTGTCTGTCTCGAAAGACGCTGGAAggtatttttcaatttatttggtTCTACTCAACCAGCAATGTGTAATAGGAAAAGCTCTGGCTGTGTGAATATGCACCctgtccattttgactgggaggctgCCATTTGCCAAAACTACAGTTCTTAATCTAAGTcatcggtttcaactatgcagaggcaaacctttacattttttttaattataaaatttcaatagttatggatttgttagtcttgattttttttattttgggataCTCTTGGGCAAAATTCTATCATTTCTTTAGTGTCGTAAAGGGTTTTTAAGATAAGATAACCTGAATAAATAAGTCAAGTTTGACTTGATCACTATAGATGATCTCATCTTGTTGGGTCTTTTCTTCACAACCTTACACTTTGCTCACTTGCTTCTCTTCTTCCAGGTATCTGTGTGACTTTACCTATTACACATCTCTGTACATGAGCCACGGCCGCTCAGCTTTCGTTCACGTTCCTCCTCTTGGGAAGCCGTACAGCGGTGAAGACCTGGGCCGTGCGCTCCAGGCCATTGTCCGGGAGATGCTGGAGCTTATAGGTAACGCCAAGGAGACCATTCACTGCCAGCAGCACTTCCACTAAGTGACCTCTGGATTGCCAGCCTCTTCAGCCACGCCAGACAAATTGCACTCGACCACAAGTAGCCAAGTTCTTTATCTTTCCCATCCTGCCAGATGTAAAGAAAGTTTCATTGTGTCAGgacatttttgactttttgcc contains:
- the sass6 gene encoding spindle assembly abnormal protein 6 homolog; translated protein: MSSRQQTVLSDEHLFSKVLEVIVRCRDCIERKTHIRITIALQSSKSTLQKHDLLVRLTDDTDPYFLFLLVLSEEDFRSLKEERGMVIEFRSFPERLIEYVEKCRTEQSSSESRYDLLLSCNSPSLDGPAELTVVETNSFIKYTPVCLRFTPASDKYVKEYVANSLTLLKAEKESLEVKLEKTEEDFNRRLNNTQQMLFEKSKEMERLRSEWISQSTLLTSRHSDELRTERERLAEVQSRLQLQIQQKQQEQETANQRESQMKERLEFLETKCSYLTNERNKDEATIIHLKSKLADTEEECQRGKREETSLKCKNDSLNTALHEMEQQRNRAREAQKTTEQQKEIYKDRAEIQESQIKKLESRVEFLSGDVTKATDIIRKFQHDVSVLRDKNDMKNEALVKQEDVLMETLAKLESTEEKLRIKDEENVNLTKQLEASLQKLSENKTVLQDNDNMIQFLNRELNKKFIPEPSENILAGPRTHCYAQVMKSTPTVEPIHTHTLDDGAGLDKKYFTRQESIIPVSRFPDAFVPKECPPLPRTKVTLPSAYFPS
- the LOC144197078 gene encoding pyroglutamyl-peptidase 1-like, which codes for MDNSKRTVVVTGFGPFGEHTVNASWVAVQELKKLGLGTEVDLQVYEVPVEYQTVQSLVPSLWKKYHPMLVVHVGVSGMATTVTLEKCGRNHGYKGLDNSSFCPDSQCCVVGGPDCIDSVIDMESVCKRVTASGLGVAVSVSKDAGRYLCDFTYYTSLYMSHGRSAFVHVPPLGKPYSGEDLGRALQAIVREMLELIGNAKETIHCQQHFH